One Candidatus Hydrogenedentota bacterium DNA segment encodes these proteins:
- a CDS encoding MinD/ParA family protein, whose amino-acid sequence MADQAQRLRTMVGNKNRAARVIAVTSGKGGVGKTNTSVNLAIALAAQGKRVILMDADLGLANVEVVLGLSSLHNLEHVIEGEKTMPEILVRGPGGIYVVPGSSGLAKIADLTHVGRQNLIGGLRDLQAQSDFIVLDTMAGIGRNAVAFSLAADEVLLITTPEHPAIVDAYAMLKTLYANRPETVVRLIVNMVANPALAQAVYTKLSGVSQRYLGRNISYLGHLARDPHVSQAVMQSKPFLVAYPHAPVSQCMNQIASRLLQQHAPQDGHKEGGFFRRFAQSFGLAGNG is encoded by the coding sequence GTGGCTGATCAAGCGCAGCGATTGAGAACGATGGTCGGGAACAAGAACCGGGCGGCGCGCGTCATCGCGGTGACGAGCGGCAAGGGCGGTGTCGGCAAGACGAACACCAGCGTAAACCTGGCGATTGCCCTGGCGGCGCAGGGGAAGCGGGTGATCCTGATGGACGCGGATCTTGGCCTGGCGAATGTGGAGGTGGTGCTTGGGCTGAGTTCGCTGCACAACCTGGAGCACGTGATCGAGGGCGAGAAGACGATGCCGGAGATTCTCGTGCGCGGGCCGGGGGGCATTTACGTGGTGCCGGGGTCGTCGGGGCTGGCGAAGATTGCGGACCTGACGCATGTCGGGCGCCAGAACCTGATTGGCGGCCTGCGCGACCTCCAGGCGCAGAGCGATTTTATTGTGCTCGACACGATGGCCGGGATCGGGCGAAACGCGGTGGCCTTTTCGCTGGCGGCGGACGAGGTGTTGCTGATTACGACACCCGAGCACCCCGCGATTGTGGACGCGTACGCGATGCTGAAGACGCTGTACGCCAACCGCCCGGAAACGGTAGTGCGGCTGATCGTGAACATGGTGGCGAATCCGGCGCTGGCGCAGGCGGTGTACACCAAGCTCTCCGGCGTGTCGCAGCGCTACCTCGGGCGCAATATCTCGTACCTGGGCCACCTGGCGCGCGATCCGCACGTGTCGCAGGCGGTCATGCAGAGCAAGCCGTTTCTCGTGGCTTACCCGCACGCGCCGGTGTCGCAGTGCATGAATCAGATCGCGAGCCGCCTGCTCCAGCAGCATGCGCCGCAGGATGGGCACAAGGAGGGCGGATTCTTCCGGCGCTTCGCGCAAAGCTTCGGCCTGGCGGGGAATGGGTGA
- the flhF gene encoding flagellar biosynthesis protein FlhF encodes MAQEFHKIRARTLAEAWREVRRRFGPEALVINTSEVRDGGLFGLFGRKMVEVTASVPAGALAAQVRAPGPAARKYAETSRAPAPARPAETVEYFERLVRDAQQRMNASPAASSPNGGVARAQGQATGAAAPVVPFPRQEPAQPNAALQRELQEIREMMEVLYAESPGAGLPSEFAPHYRALVDRGVSRKVAAVLIGSAVKNSDPALMRDRRVFAERLHMEIRKIIHGTGGLAVQAGSARVVAFCGATGVGKTTNLAKVAAHFSVRERARVALITSDTYRVAAPEQLRVYANIIGLPMRIAHGEEDMAEALEAFRGYDLVLIDTAGGSQFNLEQINELKGCLRAARPHETILVMSASTPLGDMRNIVANFNCCNPTSILFTKIDETRQYGAMLSVLAESGLPASYLSTGQNVPDDICLASPAILANLILEGGIRRG; translated from the coding sequence ATGGCCCAAGAGTTCCACAAAATCCGCGCCCGCACCCTGGCGGAAGCGTGGCGAGAAGTGCGCCGGCGCTTCGGGCCGGAGGCGCTCGTGATCAACACCAGCGAAGTGCGCGACGGCGGCCTGTTCGGGCTCTTTGGCCGGAAGATGGTCGAGGTGACGGCTTCCGTGCCCGCCGGCGCGCTTGCGGCCCAGGTGCGGGCGCCGGGCCCCGCCGCCCGCAAGTACGCGGAAACGAGCCGCGCGCCCGCCCCCGCGCGCCCGGCGGAGACGGTGGAGTACTTTGAGCGCCTCGTGCGCGACGCCCAGCAGCGGATGAACGCTTCGCCGGCGGCCTCCTCGCCAAACGGCGGCGTGGCGCGCGCGCAGGGCCAGGCAACGGGGGCGGCGGCGCCGGTGGTGCCTTTTCCGCGCCAGGAGCCGGCGCAGCCCAATGCGGCCCTGCAACGGGAGCTTCAGGAAATCCGGGAGATGATGGAGGTGCTGTACGCGGAGAGCCCGGGCGCGGGGTTGCCGTCGGAGTTTGCGCCGCACTACCGCGCGCTGGTGGATCGAGGCGTCTCGCGGAAGGTGGCGGCGGTCCTGATCGGGTCGGCGGTCAAGAACAGCGACCCGGCGCTCATGCGGGACCGGCGCGTTTTCGCCGAGCGTCTGCACATGGAGATCCGGAAGATCATCCACGGGACCGGCGGGCTGGCGGTGCAGGCGGGCTCGGCGCGGGTGGTGGCGTTCTGCGGGGCCACGGGCGTGGGCAAGACGACGAACCTGGCGAAGGTCGCGGCGCACTTCAGCGTGCGCGAGCGCGCGCGGGTGGCGCTGATTACGTCGGATACGTACCGCGTGGCGGCTCCCGAGCAGTTGCGGGTGTACGCGAATATCATCGGTTTGCCGATGAGGATCGCGCACGGCGAGGAGGACATGGCGGAGGCGCTGGAGGCTTTCCGGGGCTACGATCTGGTGCTGATCGATACGGCGGGCGGCAGCCAGTTCAACCTCGAGCAGATCAATGAATTGAAAGGCTGTCTGCGAGCGGCGCGGCCTCACGAGACGATCCTCGTGATGAGCGCGAGCACGCCGCTGGGGGACATGCGGAATATCGTGGCGAATTTCAATTGCTGTAATCCGACGTCCATCCTGTTTACGAAAATCGACGAAACACGCCAATACGGCGCGATGCTCAGCGTGCTGGCGGAAAGCGGCCTGCCGGCGAGTTATCTGAGCACGGGGCAGAACGTGCCCGACGACATCTGCCTGGCCTCACCGGCCATCCTGGCGAACCTGATCCTGGAAGGTGGCATACGACGTGGCTGA
- the flhA gene encoding flagellar biosynthesis protein FlhA has translation MAAPAEQSRGGAILGSLGQNQDIALSVLVIGILLILIIPIPTTAIDVMLTINISLSVVVLLATIYLQRPTEFAVFPSLLLLLTLFRLSLNVATTRLILSQADGGNVVEAFGGFVTAGSPLVGIVIFSILVIIQFVVITRGATRISEVAARFTLDAMPGKQMGVDSDLNAGLLTEQEARERRRAIEREADFYGAMDGATKFVRGDAIAGLIITIINILMGLIIGIYVLGMTFPEAANRYTVLTIGDGLVSQVPSLIISISAGLVVTRTVSDENLGRDLSTQLTKYPRALGVSALMLAGFGIVPGMPTLPFMTVAAFLAGLTYLSTQMQVRQALEVAELEARQVAQAEAPPPARTEDLLTVDALKIELGYGLISMADPGQGGDLLTRIQVIRQQLATKMGFIVPVIRIVDNMRLRPNEYQVKLRESVIATYELMPDHFLAMNPGLVEEEIEGYPTQEPAFGLQAVWVPARDRDKAERLGYTIVEPTAVVATHLTELLMSHADELLTREDVQALVNHAKESAPTVVEELLPKLLSMGELQKVLHNLLRERVSVRNLEVVLEVLCDYAPRTRDTEVLTEYVRHALAREICAGYADEDGVLRVVTLSPALEQEILEAVNTSQTGDYVPVPPERADAISNACAGALQPLIASGLDPVVLTSAPVRRYFRRVVERRIPKVVVLSYNEIDPAVALESAGQVSV, from the coding sequence ATGGCGGCGCCCGCGGAACAGAGCCGGGGCGGGGCGATCCTCGGATCCCTGGGCCAGAACCAGGACATTGCGCTATCGGTGCTGGTGATCGGCATTCTGCTGATTCTTATCATCCCGATCCCGACGACCGCCATCGACGTAATGCTGACGATCAACATTTCGCTGTCGGTGGTGGTGTTGCTGGCGACGATCTACCTGCAGCGCCCGACGGAATTCGCGGTTTTCCCCTCCCTGCTGCTGCTGCTGACGCTGTTCCGGCTGAGCCTCAACGTGGCGACGACGCGGCTTATCCTGAGCCAGGCGGACGGGGGCAACGTGGTGGAGGCGTTTGGCGGCTTCGTGACGGCGGGCAGCCCGCTGGTGGGCATCGTGATCTTCAGCATCCTGGTGATTATCCAGTTCGTGGTGATCACGCGCGGCGCCACGCGCATTTCCGAAGTGGCGGCGCGCTTCACGCTGGACGCGATGCCGGGCAAGCAGATGGGCGTCGACTCCGACCTGAACGCGGGGCTGCTCACCGAGCAGGAGGCGCGGGAGCGGCGGCGCGCGATCGAGCGGGAAGCGGATTTCTACGGGGCGATGGACGGCGCGACAAAGTTTGTGCGCGGGGACGCGATCGCGGGCCTGATCATCACGATTATCAATATCCTCATGGGCCTGATCATCGGCATCTATGTGCTCGGGATGACCTTCCCGGAGGCGGCGAACCGCTACACGGTTCTGACGATCGGCGACGGGCTCGTATCGCAGGTGCCTTCGCTGATCATTTCGATATCGGCCGGCCTGGTCGTGACGCGGACCGTTTCCGACGAGAACCTCGGGCGCGATCTGAGCACCCAGCTTACAAAGTATCCGCGGGCGCTGGGGGTGTCGGCGCTGATGCTGGCGGGCTTCGGTATTGTGCCGGGGATGCCGACGCTGCCGTTTATGACGGTGGCGGCGTTTCTGGCCGGTCTCACCTACCTCTCGACGCAGATGCAGGTGCGGCAGGCGCTGGAGGTCGCCGAGCTGGAGGCGCGGCAGGTGGCGCAGGCGGAGGCGCCTCCTCCGGCGCGGACCGAGGACCTGCTCACGGTGGACGCGCTGAAGATCGAGCTCGGGTACGGGCTTATCAGCATGGCGGATCCGGGCCAGGGGGGCGATCTTCTGACGCGTATCCAGGTCATCCGGCAGCAACTCGCCACGAAGATGGGCTTTATCGTTCCGGTCATCCGGATCGTGGACAACATGCGCCTGCGCCCGAACGAGTACCAGGTGAAATTGCGCGAATCCGTCATCGCGACCTACGAGCTCATGCCGGATCACTTCCTGGCGATGAACCCGGGGCTGGTGGAGGAGGAAATCGAGGGCTACCCGACGCAGGAGCCGGCCTTCGGGCTGCAGGCGGTGTGGGTGCCCGCGCGCGATCGGGACAAGGCCGAGCGCCTGGGCTACACGATCGTGGAGCCGACGGCGGTGGTGGCGACGCACCTGACCGAATTGCTGATGAGCCATGCGGACGAGCTGCTGACGCGCGAGGATGTGCAGGCGCTGGTGAACCACGCGAAGGAATCGGCGCCGACGGTGGTGGAGGAACTGCTTCCCAAGCTGCTGAGCATGGGCGAGCTGCAGAAGGTGCTGCACAACCTGCTTCGCGAGCGGGTGTCTGTCCGCAACCTGGAGGTGGTGCTGGAGGTGCTGTGCGACTACGCGCCGCGCACGCGGGACACGGAGGTGCTTACGGAGTACGTGCGCCACGCGCTGGCGCGGGAAATCTGCGCGGGCTACGCGGACGAGGATGGGGTGCTGCGCGTGGTGACGCTGTCGCCGGCGCTGGAGCAGGAGATCCTGGAGGCGGTAAACACGTCGCAGACGGGCGACTACGTGCCGGTGCCGCCCGAACGCGCGGACGCGATCAGCAATGCGTGCGCGGGGGCCCTGCAGCCGCTCATCGCCAGCGGGCTCGACCCGGTGGTGCTTACGTCGGCGCCGGTGCGGCGCTATTTCCGCCGCGTTGTGGAGCGGCGCATTCCGAAGGTCGTTGTGCTATCCTATAACGAAATTGACCCGGCGGTGGCCCTGGAGAGCGCGGGTCAGGTGAGCGTATAA
- the flhB gene encoding flagellar biosynthesis protein FlhB, with product MAEDTGGEKTLPASAQKIRRAREEGNIARSQDLSAGIALAVALLGIVLFGQSMFETLLASSRYYIAHAPEITPERSSLAGLAAGAIWVLALCVLPIALVLVVSGVVSNVMQVGLLLTPKPITPKFSRVNPISGFKRFVSLRSLIELIKSILKLVLVVTVVWFALRSRLDEIIMLMALTPAGITYEVAALVFSVWWRIALVMVLLGLFDFGYQRWQHLRDLRMTHQEARREAKELEGDPHIKRRVRQLQRQMAMQRMMKDVPQADVVITNPVRFAVALRYEMGEMETPVVVAKGARKVAERIREIAAENEVPIVQKPELARALYKSIEVGQGIPENLYRAVAEVLSFVYRIDRRAEKARSREAAWAASEGGR from the coding sequence GTGGCGGAAGACACCGGCGGCGAAAAGACACTCCCGGCGAGCGCGCAGAAAATCCGGCGCGCGCGCGAAGAGGGGAACATTGCGCGGAGCCAGGACCTCAGTGCGGGCATCGCGCTGGCCGTGGCGCTGCTTGGCATCGTTCTGTTCGGCCAGAGCATGTTTGAGACGTTGCTGGCGTCGTCGCGGTATTACATAGCGCACGCGCCGGAGATCACGCCGGAGCGGAGCAGCCTGGCGGGGCTGGCCGCCGGCGCGATCTGGGTGCTTGCGCTGTGCGTCCTCCCCATCGCGCTGGTACTGGTGGTTTCGGGCGTGGTGTCCAACGTGATGCAGGTTGGGCTGCTGCTGACGCCCAAGCCGATCACGCCGAAGTTCTCCCGCGTTAACCCGATCAGCGGCTTCAAGCGCTTCGTTTCGTTGCGGTCGCTCATTGAACTGATAAAGTCCATCCTGAAGCTCGTGCTGGTGGTAACGGTCGTCTGGTTTGCGTTGCGCAGCCGGCTGGACGAGATCATCATGCTGATGGCGCTGACGCCCGCGGGGATCACCTATGAGGTGGCGGCGCTTGTATTTTCGGTGTGGTGGCGGATCGCGCTGGTGATGGTGCTGCTCGGCCTTTTCGACTTCGGCTACCAGCGCTGGCAGCACCTGCGCGACCTTCGCATGACGCACCAGGAGGCGCGGCGGGAGGCGAAGGAGCTGGAAGGGGATCCGCACATCAAGCGGCGCGTGCGGCAGCTCCAGCGCCAGATGGCGATGCAGCGGATGATGAAGGATGTGCCGCAGGCGGACGTGGTGATCACGAACCCGGTGCGGTTTGCCGTGGCGCTGCGCTACGAGATGGGCGAGATGGAGACGCCCGTGGTGGTGGCGAAGGGCGCGCGGAAGGTGGCGGAGCGCATCCGCGAGATCGCGGCGGAGAACGAGGTGCCGATCGTGCAGAAGCCGGAGCTGGCGCGCGCGCTTTACAAGAGCATTGAGGTGGGCCAGGGGATTCCGGAGAACCTGTACCGGGCGGTGGCGGAAGTGTTGTCGTTCGTGTACCGGATCGACCGGCGCGCGGAGAAGGCGCGGTCGCGCGAGGCGGCCTGGGCGGCTTCGGAAGGCGGCCGATAG
- the fliR gene encoding flagellar biosynthetic protein FliR: MAEIEIFKLFLLVMVRFSGLMVSAPVLGSTNVPVAAKIGLAFFGAMLITPLLPVLETGLPSAALPFAVLAIGEFLIGLMIGFVVGLVFAAVQVGGQIMDLQTGFGMMNVFNPALETQFPIFGFFLFILAVLYMLVTSLHHLMIIGLAHTFKVIPIGGFMARPALLWEVSRWGDAMFIDGLIIAAPVAASMMLAYVTMGLIGRVIPQIQLFVVGFPLTIATGLFITALSIGIYVRILDGMFHRTFERVDLLIRGLG, encoded by the coding sequence ATGGCCGAGATTGAAATCTTCAAGTTGTTCCTGCTCGTGATGGTGCGCTTCTCGGGATTGATGGTATCCGCGCCGGTGCTGGGATCGACGAACGTGCCGGTGGCGGCGAAGATCGGGCTTGCCTTTTTCGGCGCGATGCTGATTACGCCGTTGCTTCCGGTGCTGGAGACGGGTCTTCCTTCGGCGGCGCTTCCGTTTGCGGTGCTTGCGATCGGGGAGTTTCTGATCGGCCTGATGATCGGTTTTGTGGTGGGTCTTGTGTTTGCGGCGGTGCAGGTGGGCGGCCAGATCATGGACTTGCAGACGGGCTTCGGCATGATGAACGTGTTCAACCCGGCGCTGGAGACCCAGTTCCCGATTTTCGGTTTCTTCCTCTTTATTCTCGCGGTGCTCTATATGCTTGTCACCAGCCTCCATCACCTCATGATCATCGGGCTCGCGCACACCTTCAAGGTCATCCCGATCGGGGGCTTCATGGCGCGGCCCGCGCTGCTCTGGGAGGTAAGCCGCTGGGGCGACGCGATGTTCATCGACGGGCTGATAATTGCGGCTCCCGTGGCGGCCTCGATGATGCTCGCGTACGTGACGATGGGCCTGATCGGGCGTGTAATCCCGCAGATCCAGCTGTTTGTGGTGGGATTTCCGCTGACGATCGCGACGGGGCTGTTTATCACGGCGCTGAGCATTGGAATCTACGTGCGTATCCTGGATGGGATGTTTCACCGGACGTTTGAGCGGGTGGACCTGCTCATTCGCGGGCTGGGTTGA
- the fliQ gene encoding flagellar biosynthesis protein FliQ, protein MTVDDIVDIGQTAMLVTLLASAPMLLTGMVVGLVISIFQSVTQIQEITLTFVPKIVFVLVAFILFLPWMSDTILRFVQELYGNFDQIVLR, encoded by the coding sequence ATGACGGTTGATGATATCGTAGACATCGGACAGACGGCGATGCTGGTCACCTTGCTGGCCTCCGCGCCGATGCTGTTGACGGGAATGGTCGTCGGGCTGGTGATCAGTATTTTCCAGTCGGTTACCCAGATCCAGGAAATCACCCTGACCTTCGTGCCGAAGATTGTTTTTGTGCTGGTGGCGTTCATCCTGTTCCTGCCGTGGATGTCCGATACGATCCTGCGTTTTGTCCAGGAACTGTACGGAAATTTCGATCAGATCGTGCTGCGGTAG
- the menB gene encoding 1,4-dihydroxy-2-naphthoyl-CoA synthase, translating to MASINWTTAKEYSEILYHKADGIAKITINRPHVRNAFTPTTNDEISDALRDARFDSNVGVIILTGQGREAFCSGGDQKIRGESGYVDGGTGVHRLNVLDLHRQIRTLPKPVIAMVAGYAIGGGNILAMVCDLTIAADNAIFGQTGPKVGSFDAGYGSAHLARMVGQKKAREIWFLCRQYNAQQALDMGLVNTVVPYDRLEEETVQWCREILANSPTAIRCLKAALNADEDGQAGLMELAGNATSLFYQTEEGQEGRNAFNEKRKPDFSKFPRNP from the coding sequence ATGGCATCGATTAACTGGACCACAGCCAAAGAATACTCCGAAATCCTGTACCACAAGGCCGACGGTATCGCGAAAATCACCATAAACCGGCCCCACGTGCGCAATGCCTTCACCCCCACGACCAATGACGAGATCAGCGACGCGCTGCGCGACGCCCGGTTTGATTCGAATGTCGGCGTCATCATTCTCACGGGACAGGGCAGGGAGGCCTTCTGCTCCGGCGGCGACCAGAAGATTCGGGGAGAGTCCGGGTACGTCGACGGCGGCACGGGCGTGCATCGCCTGAATGTGCTCGACCTGCACCGCCAGATCCGCACCCTGCCCAAGCCCGTCATCGCGATGGTCGCCGGCTACGCCATCGGCGGCGGCAATATCCTCGCCATGGTCTGCGACCTGACCATCGCGGCGGACAACGCGATTTTTGGCCAGACCGGCCCGAAGGTGGGCTCCTTTGACGCGGGCTATGGCTCCGCGCACCTGGCGCGGATGGTGGGCCAGAAGAAGGCGCGGGAGATCTGGTTTCTCTGCCGCCAGTACAACGCGCAGCAGGCGCTCGACATGGGCCTCGTGAACACCGTCGTGCCTTACGACCGGCTCGAAGAGGAGACGGTGCAGTGGTGCCGCGAAATCCTGGCGAATTCGCCGACCGCCATCCGCTGCCTCAAGGCCGCGCTCAACGCCGATGAAGACGGCCAGGCGGGCCTCATGGAGCTCGCGGGCAACGCCACCTCCCTCTTCTATCAGACCGAGGAGGGCCAGGAGGGCCGCAACGCCTTCAACGAGAAGCGCAAGCCGGATTTCAGCAAGTTCCCGCGCAACCCCTGA
- a CDS encoding 1,4-dihydroxy-2-naphthoate polyprenyltransferase has product MLPNVHPAKIWLLAARPKTLAAGLTPVLIGSALAAGAGAFHLTAALCAGLGALLIQIGANFANDYFDFVKGTDTEDRVGPLRATQAGLVAPKTMLAATIIVFALAFLPGGWLIYRAGWPLLAIGVISVVCGLLYTGGPYPLGYLGLGDVFVLVFFGPVAVGGTYYVQALELPTEVLIAGLMPGLFSTAILTVNNLRDADTDVRTGKRTLAVRFGKGFARWEYLVCIVLAAGVIPVYLCARAGGNWAALAGCLVLLPAARMIRTVFTSADGETLNTVLANTGKALLIFGLLFSAGWLW; this is encoded by the coding sequence GTGCTTCCCAACGTGCATCCCGCAAAGATATGGCTGCTGGCGGCCCGGCCCAAGACCCTGGCGGCCGGCCTCACGCCCGTTCTCATCGGCTCGGCGCTGGCCGCCGGCGCGGGCGCGTTCCATCTCACCGCGGCGCTCTGCGCGGGCCTCGGCGCCCTCCTGATCCAGATCGGCGCCAACTTCGCCAACGATTACTTCGACTTCGTAAAGGGCACGGACACCGAGGACCGTGTCGGGCCGCTCCGCGCAACGCAGGCGGGGCTCGTCGCGCCCAAGACCATGCTCGCGGCCACCATCATCGTCTTCGCGCTGGCCTTTCTCCCCGGCGGCTGGCTCATTTACCGCGCGGGCTGGCCTTTGCTCGCCATCGGTGTCATTTCCGTGGTGTGCGGCCTGCTCTACACCGGCGGCCCCTACCCCTTGGGCTACCTCGGCCTCGGCGATGTGTTCGTCCTCGTGTTCTTCGGGCCCGTGGCCGTCGGCGGAACCTACTACGTCCAGGCGCTGGAACTGCCCACCGAAGTCCTCATTGCCGGCCTGATGCCCGGGCTCTTCTCCACCGCGATACTGACCGTCAACAATCTCCGCGACGCGGACACGGACGTGCGCACGGGCAAGCGGACCCTGGCGGTGCGCTTCGGCAAGGGATTCGCCCGCTGGGAATATCTCGTCTGCATCGTGCTCGCGGCCGGCGTTATTCCCGTCTACCTCTGCGCCCGCGCCGGCGGCAATTGGGCCGCGCTGGCAGGCTGCCTCGTGCTGCTTCCCGCCGCGCGCATGATCCGCACCGTCTTCACCTCGGCGGACGGCGAAACGCTCAACACCGTTCTGGCGAACACGGGCAAGGCGCTCCTGATCTTCGGCCTGCTGTTCTCGGCCGGGTGGCTGTGGTGA
- the menC gene encoding o-succinylbenzoate synthase, producing MKIARAEVFAYRLRLDSPIPLRGRDLPERTGLLLRLESESGRQSWGEAAPLPGFSRETVAACRRKLEEALAALRSLEGGAERDSIRGLRAFRGPIAHSASYFAVESAWRRLQAEDHGVSPWHDKAPDRAPIIQLNALLAGTEERILARAQEAATQGYRAVKLKVGRDRMTDDIRVVRAVREAIGPGVALRLDANQAWSIEDAVLFGKAVAASDIAYIEEPCQQFGDLPAFRLRTGIPYAIDESIFTVHDMLRGRGKTPLPERALAGIVQEAEALVWKPTLVHTPTLGDLLFHDVAQGQSSRIVISAAFESGVGTAALANYAAMFASPDTPAGLDTYTWIAPDILRERLPLQGGAADLNAINAAAETVDTDRLTRVWAL from the coding sequence GTGAAGATCGCGCGGGCCGAAGTCTTCGCCTACCGGCTGCGCCTCGATTCCCCGATCCCCTTGCGCGGGCGCGATCTGCCGGAACGAACGGGCCTCCTGCTGCGCCTCGAATCGGAATCCGGTCGCCAGTCGTGGGGCGAGGCCGCGCCGCTGCCGGGCTTCAGCCGCGAGACGGTAGCCGCATGCCGCCGCAAACTCGAAGAAGCCCTCGCCGCCCTCCGCAGTCTCGAAGGCGGCGCGGAGCGGGACTCCATTCGCGGGCTGCGCGCCTTTCGCGGGCCCATCGCGCACAGCGCCTCCTACTTCGCGGTCGAATCCGCCTGGCGCCGCCTCCAGGCCGAGGATCACGGCGTCTCCCCCTGGCACGACAAGGCCCCGGATCGCGCGCCCATCATCCAGCTCAACGCGCTTCTCGCCGGAACCGAGGAACGCATCCTCGCGCGCGCGCAAGAGGCCGCAACGCAGGGGTACCGCGCGGTGAAGCTCAAGGTCGGGCGGGACCGCATGACCGACGACATCCGCGTCGTGCGCGCAGTCCGCGAGGCCATCGGCCCCGGCGTCGCGCTGCGGCTCGACGCCAACCAGGCCTGGTCCATCGAAGACGCCGTCCTGTTCGGCAAGGCCGTCGCCGCATCGGATATCGCCTACATCGAAGAACCCTGCCAGCAATTCGGCGACCTGCCGGCCTTTCGTCTCCGGACCGGAATCCCCTACGCCATCGACGAGTCGATCTTCACCGTGCACGACATGCTGCGCGGGCGCGGGAAGACCCCGCTCCCCGAGCGAGCGCTCGCGGGCATCGTCCAGGAAGCGGAGGCGCTGGTCTGGAAGCCCACGCTCGTGCACACCCCGACCCTCGGCGACCTGCTCTTTCACGACGTGGCCCAGGGCCAGTCCAGCCGCATCGTGATCAGCGCGGCCTTTGAGTCCGGCGTGGGGACCGCCGCCCTGGCCAACTACGCCGCGATGTTTGCCTCGCCGGACACGCCAGCGGGCCTCGACACCTACACCTGGATCGCCCCGGACATTCTCCGGGAACGCCTGCCGCTACAGGGGGGGGCCGCCGACCTCAACGCGATCAACGCCGCCGCTGAAACGGTGGATACGGATCGCCTCACCCGGGTGTGGGCGCTATGA
- a CDS encoding AMP-binding protein: protein MTACNCPVAALAAENPNGLAIWSPEKYISYAEWHAAIVNAAASFRDVGLDAGGRITFSLPLRPGALTILLAAFRAGIVVCPLDPAFPEEYRQKFVRRFDAKYDMTWDGVPLPVRSEAERAIVPMAAEPHPGEFIWPDLEGPATAILTSGSTGTPKIAVLSLANHLAAARASNANIPLGPDDAWLMSLPPHHVAGLGILFRCLAAGAMIAFPGDLPLREAIEQSGATHLSLVPAQLARLLDGGPVPPLKAILLGGSAIPARLLDRAFDAGLPVHTSYGMTEMATQVATSPPGASRAMLSSSGRPLIPGTLRIGSDGRLHVNGPARFLGYWINGQIEMPYNFEGWFATGDCGHLDEDGCLHVTGRADNMFVAGGENVQPEEIERALLRLPGVAQAVVVPVPHPEFGATPVAFVETDGPLDPDAMRAALAPALPRFKIPRRILPWPEGLAGGGIKIARAAFIEEAIRRIEKE from the coding sequence ATGACGGCCTGCAACTGCCCCGTCGCCGCGCTGGCGGCCGAAAATCCCAACGGCCTGGCCATCTGGTCGCCCGAAAAATATATCTCGTACGCGGAGTGGCACGCCGCGATCGTCAACGCGGCGGCGTCGTTCCGCGACGTGGGCCTTGATGCGGGCGGGCGTATAACTTTCTCCCTACCGCTCCGGCCCGGGGCCCTGACCATTCTGCTCGCGGCCTTTCGGGCCGGCATCGTGGTCTGCCCCCTGGATCCGGCGTTTCCCGAGGAATACCGCCAGAAATTCGTGCGGCGCTTCGACGCCAAGTACGATATGACCTGGGACGGCGTCCCCCTGCCCGTTCGTTCGGAGGCGGAACGCGCCATCGTCCCCATGGCGGCCGAGCCGCATCCCGGCGAATTCATCTGGCCCGATCTCGAAGGGCCCGCCACGGCAATCCTCACCTCGGGCAGCACCGGAACGCCCAAGATCGCCGTCTTGAGCCTCGCGAACCACCTGGCCGCCGCGCGCGCCTCCAATGCGAACATCCCGCTCGGGCCGGACGACGCGTGGCTGATGTCCCTGCCGCCACACCATGTGGCCGGCCTGGGCATTCTCTTCCGCTGCCTCGCGGCCGGCGCCATGATCGCGTTTCCAGGCGATCTGCCGCTGCGCGAGGCCATCGAGCAGAGCGGCGCCACCCACCTTTCGCTCGTCCCGGCGCAGTTGGCGCGCCTGCTCGACGGCGGCCCGGTCCCGCCCCTGAAAGCCATCCTCCTCGGGGGCAGCGCCATCCCCGCGCGCCTGCTGGACCGGGCTTTCGACGCGGGGCTGCCGGTGCACACCAGCTATGGCATGACGGAAATGGCCACGCAAGTCGCAACGTCGCCGCCCGGCGCCTCCCGTGCGATGCTAAGCTCCTCCGGGCGGCCGCTGATTCCGGGGACGCTCCGCATCGGATCGGACGGACGCCTGCACGTCAACGGCCCCGCGCGCTTTCTCGGGTACTGGATCAATGGCCAAATCGAAATGCCGTATAACTTCGAGGGATGGTTCGCCACGGGCGACTGCGGCCATCTCGACGAAGACGGCTGCCTGCACGTAACCGGGCGCGCCGACAACATGTTTGTCGCGGGCGGTGAAAACGTGCAGCCGGAGGAGATCGAGCGCGCCCTGCTGCGCCTTCCCGGCGTGGCACAGGCCGTCGTCGTCCCGGTTCCACACCCCGAGTTCGGCGCGACGCCCGTGGCCTTCGTGGAGACGGACGGACCGCTGGATCCGGACGCGATGCGCGCCGCCCTGGCGCCGGCCCTGCCGCGATTCAAAATCCCGCGGCGCATCCTCCCCTGGCCCGAGGGCCTCGCAGGCGGGGGCATCAAGATCGCCCGCGCCGCATTTATCGAAGAAGCCATACGCAGGATCGAGAAAGAATAG